A segment of the bacterium genome:
ATAAAAAAGGAACAAATATGAAAATAAAAAAATATCTTAATGGCTTAATTTTAGTAGTTTTGCTGACAATTTTAGCTGTTTATATTCAAAATATTCATATTGTTAAAAGCTTGAGTTTGAGTGCGATTATTATAGCAATACTTCTCGGGATGTTTATAAAAAATACTTTTGGCGTTCAAGAGAGCATGAACGAAGGAATTAAACTCTGCTCTAAAAAAGTATTAAGGCTTGCAATAATTTTACTCGGTTTTAAGCTAAGCCTTTTAGAAGTGTCTAAACTGGGATTTAAGGCGGCAATAATCATTCTTGTAATAACTTCAGTCACTTTGATTTTTACAAGGTATCTTGGAAAAAAGTTAAATATATCACGCAGTTTATCAATTCTTATCGGAGCAGGGACTTCTATCTGCGGAGCTTCGGCAATAGTTGCAGTAAACGCAGTTACAAAATCAGAAAACGAAGATGATGTCGCATTTGCCGTTGGTATAGTAACAATCTTTGGAACAGTATTTATGCTTTTATATCCGATTGGATTTCATGTTTTTCATTTGAATACAATTTTTTATTCTTTATGGACGGGAAGTTCAATTCATGAAGTAGCACAGGTAGTAGCCGCCGGCTTTGCTGCTTCAAATCAGGCAGGAACTCTGGCTACTGTGGTAAAATTGACAAGAGTATTGCTTATAGTTCCTGTTACTATTCTTTTAAGCATGAGAGAATCTAAAAAAGAAAACTCATATAAATTCAGTCTTAAAAATATAACAATTCCCTGGTTTGTTTTGATGTTTTTAGGAGTAATAATAATAAATTCTTTGAATATAATTCCGCAAAATATTTCAAAAGGCTTTATTAATTTGGATAATTATTTAATGACAGCAGCTATGGTCGGGCTTGGGCTTGAAACAAGCTTGTCAGCGATGCAAAAAACAGGTTTAAAACCAATATATTTAGGAGCTTTAGCCTCCTTATTCATATCAATTTTTAGTGTAATAGTTATTTTATTAATAAAATAACTTGTATTTAAAATCAAAAAACCATCTTTGAATATTTATACTCAAGATGGTTTTTTGAATGACATTATTTTAATTTAATATTTTATACAGCGACTGTTATGCTGATTTCCCGAACAACTTTTTCAAGAGCCTGAAGCGCGTCGGCAGGAAGCTTGTCTAATCCTGCTTTTTCTGTATCTCTTGAGCTTATAAAGTCAATTCTGTCTTTCAATCTTGCAACAAATTGCTGTTTATATTCTTCGTTTTTGAAACTTACATCAAAGTCTTCAATCTCCATAATTTCAATATCAGAGAAGTTTTCCCATTTTTTGAAATCAGCGTTGCCTTCAACAATTGCTTCAATAATTCCAAGAGTATGCTTAGGTTGTACTTTTTTGCCCATAAATGAACCGGTATTTAGGATATAGCAATCTACACCGTCATCAATAAGCTGTTTGAATCTTGTGTAATCCATTTCAAGAGGATAAGTCCTGAACGGATTCGCATAAGGTTCAACTACAAGAGCGTTAGGATCAACTCCTTCTGCCAATCTTTCCGCGGAAGACCTTTTCGTAGCAAGAGTTGCACCCATTGCCGATCCCAGCGATGATCCTTTGAGTTTTAGGACAGGAGGAATTGTGGGATCCTGCATAAGCCAGAAAATCGCATCAATTGGTTCATCTACCCTGTCAACTCTGTTTGGCGACCATAATCTTGATTTGACTGCGCGTCCGTTTCCATTTCTGACATCTTCGCTTACAATGAAAAGTTTTCCGTTCTCATCAGCAGCCACACCGTTGTTTTGAACTGTAATAAGAAATTTATTATCTTCGCAGCCCATAGGATAGTCCTGTGTTTTGTCAAAATAAGCAGGCTCAAGTGCAATGGAATATTTTTCTTTTACATTTATTATAAAAGCATCGTCATGAAGCACTGTTACATCGTATTTATTATCGTGCTTTGCGTGTGTAATTGTGGATTTTCCCGAACCGGAAAGCCCGAAAACCGCCACAGAATATTTTTTGTCATTAGTCATATTATATCTTTTCAAGCCGCCATGACATGAAGCATAGCCGTTTCTGGCAGCCGCACACCAGCCAAGTGTTAAAGTTCCTTTTTTGTGTTCGCCAAAATATCTCATCCCTAAAATTGCAGCACAGTTGTTTTTTGGATCAAAGAATGTTAATCCGTATGGATAATCTGGATGTGTCCAGTCAGGATCAGAGAATAGATATATATCCCCTTCTTTAATCTTACGAGAGTCTTTATACATCTCGCTGTAAAGTTCATTGATGTACTGGAAGTTTAATAGCCAGCTGTACATTACGTTTTCGAAATCTTCGGGAATTAAAAGGTGTGCTTTAATCATAAAATCTTTATCGAGCCCGACATAAGATTCGGCATGATACATTAATTTGTATCTTGTTCCGTAAACGGCTTCTCTGATAATAGGAAGCAATTCACCCAGATCGCAACCCGGTTCTCCCACTATTACCCTTGCTGCGGAGCATCTTCCAACAACTGTACCGTCGTTAAAAAGAAGCACATTTGCATCTTTTGGAATACCCTGTTTTTCAGGCTCATAAACAGGCATTCCTGTTAATTCTACTGTACCGGGGCTGTTTTTTGCTAATTTATAAGCTTCTCCCAGTGTGGTGATTTTTTCAACGTTATTTCCGAAAAATGCGGATTGTAAAGTCGTTCTTACTGCGGAGGTTACACTTTTAAATTCTTCTGAATCAGTCAAATACTCGATTGTACTCATTTGTTATCTTCTCCTTTTGGCTATAAGTCATTTTGGCTAATAAGTCATTCAGGGGAATGTCTATTTATTAAGTGTACAGTATACATTAATTTTTGGAAAGACATAATGATTTATTTATTAACAATACGAAATACGCAAAGGGACTTAAAGCGTTTTTTTCGTATAAAAGATTTTTCCGACCCTGTCTATATGTTCTTTTAAGGGTAAATGTTTGAGCGATTCATAATGAGTTATGTCAAATTTATACGGAGTAGGCAGTTCTTCTATTTCACCTGCAATTTTTGACTGCAATCTGAAATCTATATCTTTTCCAAAAATAGCAAAGTCAATATCAGATTCTTTTTTATAATTTCCTTTTGCCCGTGAACCGTAAATTTTTACAAGCTCAACCTGTGGAAATTTATTAAAAAATTCCAGCAAAATTTTTGTTGTTCTTTCAGAAAGACCGAACTGACTTAATTCTTTTTCACTCATCTAAGTGACCTTTTAAATAATTATAAACTTGCTTTAGTTCTTTAAAATAAAAGTTATTAATCTTTTCTAAAATTTCATTAGTTTTTGTTTCATCATAGGTATGAGAAGTCAAATTTCTGTCTTCGAGCATATCAATCCACGCTTGACCGTTATCAATAATTTTTGCGGCAAAAGCTTCTTTTATGGTATCACGTGTCATACTTGCTTTTATTCCCTGATATTCCAAATAATCTTTTAAAGTTTTCCAGCCAAGTTCAAATGTATATTCGAATCTTTGAATTACACCTTCTTTTTCAAGATTGGAAAGATTTTCAATTTTTAAATCCAGTCCTTCTTTTAAAAGATTATATGCTTTTTCAAAATTTTCAAATCTTTGCTTCCATCTTATATCTATCATTTATAAAACTCCTATGAGGTTTATTATAAAACTAAAATTCCAAAATTTCTCCCATGTTTACAATTATTTCATTGCCGTCAGTGTAAATGACAAGTGAGCCGTCATCTGCAATTCTTTTGGCAATTCCTTTGATTTTGGTTTTGTAAGAATCAACCGTAATAGTACTATCCAGAAAATAAGCCCTTTTTACGTAATCGTCTTTTATAAAATCAAAGCCTGTGTTCAAAAATTCATCATAATTTTCAAAAAACTTATTAAGCAGCTTATTTAAAAATTCATCCCGGTCTATTTTCTTTTCTAAAATTAAATTAAGCGAAGTTGCAGGTCGATCAATTTTTTCCATATCTGTTTTTTCAAAATTTAAATTTATTCCTATTCCGAGTACAAGCCCCTGAAAAACATTTCCTCGTATAGAGGTTTGTGCAAGAATTCCCGCAATTTTAGAGAATCGTGCGCACTTTGCTGATGTTTTGGCTTGCATTGCCTCTTTGGAGTTTTTATTTTCTGCCAGCACGTCGTTTGGCCATTTTATTACCGGTGATATTCCGTAAGTTTCCAAAACTTCGCATAATTTAACTGACAAATACTGCGGAATATTATTTAAAAAAGAATCTTCTCCGATTTTAATTGCAGGTTTTAAGACAAAAGAAATGTAGATGTTATCAGGCTTGTCAGAAATCCATTTTCTGTCAAATCTTCCGCGGCCTTCTGTTTGAATTTCCGCCATTAAAACATCTTTATCCGAATAATCAGGAATATTTCTTAAAGCATGTGTATTTGTGGAAGTTATTTCAGGAAAATATATAAGATTAAAAGCTTGTTGCATATACAGCTCCGATTAAATAAGCATGATTTAATTTTTATGACTGTATAAGCAAGCTGGCTCCAACAACGCCTGCGCTGTTTCCAAGTTGTGCGGGAATAACATTTAAGCTTTCTGACGAGATTTTTAAAGCCCTTTTCTTTATTGTTTCTTTTATCGGATTTAAGAGGATATCGCCAGCCTGAGCCACACCGCCGCCGATTATAATCACTTCGGGGTTGAGAAGGTTTACCACGCTGCTCAAAGCAATCCCAATCCAGTATCCTGTTATTTCAAAGATTCTTAATGCAATATCATCTCCTAAAATAGCGGCTTCTGCGACTATTTCCGGTGTGATAGGAGAACCTGCGGCAAGTTCTTTGAACTTTGCGGATTTTCCTGTCATCAAATACAATTCAGCCTGTTTGACTATTGCAGGACCGGAGGCCACAGCTTCTACACAGCCTGTTTTTCCGCATCCGCAAATTTCACCGTTGTGTTCCTGAACTATTACATGCCCAAGTTCGCCAGCTGACATACTTGCACCTCTTACAAGCTGACCGTTAATAATTATTCCTGAGCCTATACCTGTACCTACAGTGATACAAACAATATTTTGGTAGCCTTTTCCTGCTCCAAATTTGTATTCCCCGAGAGTAGCTACTCTAACATCGTTGTCTATTTTAACAGGCAAGCCAAATTCATCCCTTAAAATCTTTGCTAAAGGAACATTCACCCATCCCGGAATATTTGGAAGTGATCTTACTATACCGTTTTCCGAATCTATTTGACCCGGACAGCCGACTCCGATGCCCCCGACTTGTCCTATAGAAACTTTAGATCTTGTTATACTGTCCCTGATTAAATTTATAATATTTTTGATAGTGAACTCATAGCCCATTTCGGCTCTTGTAGATGCGCTTTCTGAAAAAGCAATTTTGCCTTTTGTGTCTACAAGTGCAATTTTTATATTTGTCCCGCCTATATCAATTCCAATATTATAATCTTTAGTCAATAATCCAACTCCTAAAACACTACAAACTTTTGAAATAAGCAACAGACAAAAAATCTTCATACTTTTAATTGTGCTGAAGTAAAACTGAGAATTTTGATATTGCTGAATATTAAGATGTTTTTATTTTCTTAATAAGAAGGTATGACGGTTAAAATTTTTTGTCACCAAATTAGTTTATCATAAAGTTATTTAAATTTAAAAAAAAACCACCATTTGGTGGTCAATTCATCTCTGCTTTTTATGTTCTCTTCTTCCGTTAGTGTTTAAGTATAAAGGGGGTTATATGAAACGGAATTTGTATTTTTTCAAGTATAAGGATTTATTTTGTCGAAGTAATTATTATTTTTATTAATTGTTCCCTCGACACTTATTATTTAAAACTAAATAAAGTGTGTTGTCAACACTATTTTTTATATTTTGGTTTAAAAAAAAATTTTCTTTAATAAAAACCCTTGCTGTAAGCGCATTTTGTAAATTATTAATTTTTTTAAAAATAGCTTTTAATACTAGCCCAAACTCAAACCGCCGCATAAATTCAAAGACTGCCCCGTAAGTCCCTGTGCTGATTCAGAAATTAAATATTTGGTTAGGTAAGCAATCTCTTGCGGTTCAATCCATCGTTTCTGGGGAATCATTTCTAATTGTTCTTGTTCGTCAATATCACCTGAATTAATAACTTCATCAGCAAGATTTGTTTTAACCCATCCGGGATTTATAACGTTTACTGTAATTCCGTATTCTGCAAGCTCAAGTGCAAGTGATTTTGTGAGCCCTATCAAGCCTGCTTTTGCAGTTGAATAAAGAGATGCGTTAGCTTCTCCTACCGCTCCGCTAATTGAGCCGATACTTATGATTCTTCCCCATTTATTTTTTTTCATATCAGGAACTGCCAGCGTACATAATTCATAAGGCACTTGTAAATTAAGCTTTAAAATCTTTTTGATTTTGTCTTTTTCTGTTTTTTCAACAGGAGACCAAAAATAAGCACCGGCATTGTTAATTAAAACATCTATATGTCCCAGTTGTTTATGGGCATCATTAAAAAGTTTGGTGGGAAAATCTTCTTCAAGAAGACAACCTGCACAAAAACCTTTTGCTTTAATTTTTGAAGCCAGCTTTAAGAGTTTTTTTTCATTTCTTCCCGTCAAAAAAATATTATGTCCAGAGCAAGAAAGTCTTTCTGCAATTTTAGCACCGATTCCATCGGAACTTCCTGTAATCAGTATATTTTTAGCCGAAGACATAATTAATTATTATTGTTGTTATTATTGCTGTATAAATCTGTCATATTAGGCATCATCATTTGAGACATCATTACCTGAAGAGTCTCGGGATCAACCTTTGTATTCCCCTGACCGTTCTGCATCATCATTAGCATTGGCATCATATTGTTCATTGAGTTGCTGCCGTTCATATTGTTGCTGTTGTTGCCAAATGCGCTCATGAGCATATTCATTTGCATCATTTCAGGATTAATTTGAGGAGTTTGAGCATTTGCCGAAGTATTGGCAGTATTAATTCCTGCTTTTGTTAAAACCTGCATAGCTTCTGCTATTTGTTCCTGTGTAGGTTTTTCGTCATTTGAAGATTTCTTGTGTTCTAAATTTTCTATTCTGTTGTAAATATCAGGACTGGTTTCTCTTTTATTATTTACATTATCAATAATACTTTTAATGTTATTTTCTTGAAATTTTGCTTTGGCTTCTTCGGAAAGAAAGCCTTTTGATGATTGAACAACAGGAATTATAGCCTGTTGACGGATTCCGCTCAGGTTACTTTTTCCAATATTTGCGTTTTGAGCAAGCTCTGTATTTGGAGATAAAGTAATAACTGTGTCGTATTCAGAGGTAGCTTTAGTAACATC
Coding sequences within it:
- a CDS encoding YeiH family protein; translated protein: MKIKKYLNGLILVVLLTILAVYIQNIHIVKSLSLSAIIIAILLGMFIKNTFGVQESMNEGIKLCSKKVLRLAIILLGFKLSLLEVSKLGFKAAIIILVITSVTLIFTRYLGKKLNISRSLSILIGAGTSICGASAIVAVNAVTKSENEDDVAFAVGIVTIFGTVFMLLYPIGFHVFHLNTIFYSLWTGSSIHEVAQVVAAGFAASNQAGTLATVVKLTRVLLIVPVTILLSMRESKKENSYKFSLKNITIPWFVLMFLGVIIINSLNIIPQNISKGFINLDNYLMTAAMVGLGLETSLSAMQKTGLKPIYLGALASLFISIFSVIVILLIK
- a CDS encoding phosphoenolpyruvate carboxykinase (ATP), giving the protein MSTIEYLTDSEEFKSVTSAVRTTLQSAFFGNNVEKITTLGEAYKLAKNSPGTVELTGMPVYEPEKQGIPKDANVLLFNDGTVVGRCSAARVIVGEPGCDLGELLPIIREAVYGTRYKLMYHAESYVGLDKDFMIKAHLLIPEDFENVMYSWLLNFQYINELYSEMYKDSRKIKEGDIYLFSDPDWTHPDYPYGLTFFDPKNNCAAILGMRYFGEHKKGTLTLGWCAAARNGYASCHGGLKRYNMTNDKKYSVAVFGLSGSGKSTITHAKHDNKYDVTVLHDDAFIINVKEKYSIALEPAYFDKTQDYPMGCEDNKFLITVQNNGVAADENGKLFIVSEDVRNGNGRAVKSRLWSPNRVDRVDEPIDAIFWLMQDPTIPPVLKLKGSSLGSAMGATLATKRSSAERLAEGVDPNALVVEPYANPFRTYPLEMDYTRFKQLIDDGVDCYILNTGSFMGKKVQPKHTLGIIEAIVEGNADFKKWENFSDIEIMEIEDFDVSFKNEEYKQQFVARLKDRIDFISSRDTEKAGLDKLPADALQALEKVVREISITVAV
- a CDS encoding nucleotidyltransferase domain-containing protein, whose amino-acid sequence is MSEKELSQFGLSERTTKILLEFFNKFPQVELVKIYGSRAKGNYKKESDIDFAIFGKDIDFRLQSKIAGEIEELPTPYKFDITHYESLKHLPLKEHIDRVGKIFYTKKTL
- a CDS encoding nucleotidyltransferase substrate binding protein, whose protein sequence is MIDIRWKQRFENFEKAYNLLKEGLDLKIENLSNLEKEGVIQRFEYTFELGWKTLKDYLEYQGIKASMTRDTIKEAFAAKIIDNGQAWIDMLEDRNLTSHTYDETKTNEILEKINNFYFKELKQVYNYLKGHLDE
- a CDS encoding biotin--[acetyl-CoA-carboxylase] ligase; this encodes MQQAFNLIYFPEITSTNTHALRNIPDYSDKDVLMAEIQTEGRGRFDRKWISDKPDNIYISFVLKPAIKIGEDSFLNNIPQYLSVKLCEVLETYGISPVIKWPNDVLAENKNSKEAMQAKTSAKCARFSKIAGILAQTSIRGNVFQGLVLGIGINLNFEKTDMEKIDRPATSLNLILEKKIDRDEFLNKLLNKFFENYDEFLNTGFDFIKDDYVKRAYFLDSTITVDSYKTKIKGIAKRIADDGSLVIYTDGNEIIVNMGEILEF
- a CDS encoding ROK family glucokinase; translated protein: MTKDYNIGIDIGGTNIKIALVDTKGKIAFSESASTRAEMGYEFTIKNIINLIRDSITRSKVSIGQVGGIGVGCPGQIDSENGIVRSLPNIPGWVNVPLAKILRDEFGLPVKIDNDVRVATLGEYKFGAGKGYQNIVCITVGTGIGSGIIINGQLVRGASMSAGELGHVIVQEHNGEICGCGKTGCVEAVASGPAIVKQAELYLMTGKSAKFKELAAGSPITPEIVAEAAILGDDIALRIFEITGYWIGIALSSVVNLLNPEVIIIGGGVAQAGDILLNPIKETIKKRALKISSESLNVIPAQLGNSAGVVGASLLIQS
- a CDS encoding SDR family oxidoreductase gives rise to the protein MSSAKNILITGSSDGIGAKIAERLSCSGHNIFLTGRNEKKLLKLASKIKAKGFCAGCLLEEDFPTKLFNDAHKQLGHIDVLINNAGAYFWSPVEKTEKDKIKKILKLNLQVPYELCTLAVPDMKKNKWGRIISIGSISGAVGEANASLYSTAKAGLIGLTKSLALELAEYGITVNVINPGWVKTNLADEVINSGDIDEQEQLEMIPQKRWIEPQEIAYLTKYLISESAQGLTGQSLNLCGGLSLG
- a CDS encoding tetratricopeptide repeat protein — translated: MKKIIISLILSASIASSAFASGTNPKLNQAIKQYKSKNYLGAMQSLEKITATDPGNSLAHYYLGMCYVQTGDVTKATSEYDTVITLSPNTELAQNANIGKSNLSGIRQQAIIPVVQSSKGFLSEEAKAKFQENNIKSIIDNVNNKRETSPDIYNRIENLEHKKSSNDEKPTQEQIAEAMQVLTKAGINTANTSANAQTPQINPEMMQMNMLMSAFGNNSNNMNGSNSMNNMMPMLMMMQNGQGNTKVDPETLQVMMSQMMMPNMTDLYSNNNNNNN